One genomic segment of Amycolatopsis sp. WQ 127309 includes these proteins:
- a CDS encoding squalene cyclase, giving the protein MDVLAWLCDADPALRWQVERDLLGEPPTVWEATRARVTTEGFGARLLAKQDPDGQWAGGAFFPADFDFASMKTDGQPWTATTWVLNDLREWGVDAAALSGTAELLAENSRWEYENLPYWDGEVDCCINAWTLMNGLWLGADVAGIAGWFVEHRQPDGGWNCEWVEGSKRSSVHSTLNSLKGLLAWETTTGGSPATHAARRGGEEYLLERGLFRRLSTGEPVLPDVSGFSYPFRWHYDVLNAAEYFRLASRLDGTRPDPRMAEAIELIRAARQPDGRWLQGRRLPGRVWFETDVPEGEPSKWLTLSATRVLTWWDGS; this is encoded by the coding sequence ATGGACGTGCTCGCCTGGCTGTGCGACGCCGATCCGGCCCTGCGCTGGCAGGTCGAGCGCGACCTGCTGGGCGAGCCGCCGACGGTCTGGGAGGCCACCCGCGCCCGCGTGACGACCGAAGGTTTCGGCGCACGGCTGCTGGCGAAACAGGACCCGGACGGCCAGTGGGCCGGCGGCGCGTTCTTCCCGGCGGACTTCGACTTCGCGAGCATGAAGACGGACGGCCAGCCCTGGACGGCGACGACGTGGGTCCTCAACGACCTGCGTGAGTGGGGCGTCGACGCCGCTGCTCTGAGCGGGACGGCCGAGCTGCTCGCGGAGAACTCCCGGTGGGAGTACGAAAACCTGCCGTACTGGGACGGCGAGGTCGACTGCTGCATCAACGCGTGGACGCTCATGAACGGCCTCTGGCTCGGCGCCGACGTCGCCGGGATCGCCGGCTGGTTCGTCGAGCACCGCCAGCCGGACGGCGGCTGGAACTGCGAGTGGGTCGAAGGGTCGAAGCGCTCGTCCGTCCACTCGACACTCAACTCGCTCAAGGGCCTGCTGGCCTGGGAAACGACGACGGGCGGCTCACCGGCGACCCACGCCGCCCGCCGCGGCGGCGAGGAATACCTCCTGGAGCGCGGCCTCTTCCGCCGGCTGTCGACCGGCGAACCGGTGCTGCCGGACGTGAGCGGCTTTTCGTACCCGTTCCGCTGGCACTACGACGTGCTCAACGCGGCCGAGTACTTCCGCCTCGCGTCCCGGCTGGACGGCACGCGCCCGGACCCGCGCATGGCGGAGGCGATCGAGCTGATCCGCGCGGCCCGGCAGCCGGACGGCAGATGGCTCCAGGGCCGCCGGCTCCCAGGCCGGGTGTGGTTCGAGACCGACGTCCCGGAGGGCGAGCCGTCGAAGTGGCTGACCCTGTCGGCGACGCGCGTCCTGACCTGGTGGGACGGGTCGTGA